A window of the Paraburkholderia sp. ZP32-5 genome harbors these coding sequences:
- a CDS encoding Spy/CpxP family protein refolding chaperone: protein MKNTVHKIAVSVVMSVAFATASAWAQTPASGAAAPSTNVSHHAQKHQDAVELRIAQLHSAMKITDQQSQQWDAFAQTVRDNAQSTADAFHERNGKLSTMSADDAMKSYASLDELRAQNMQKLSSAFSTLYASLSDEQKKTADVLFRNEHEHARAEHYKKSMKHQTPAAAKAAAPEAASS, encoded by the coding sequence ATGAAAAATACCGTTCATAAAATTGCCGTATCTGTTGTGATGAGCGTTGCTTTCGCCACGGCTTCCGCCTGGGCGCAAACCCCGGCGAGCGGTGCCGCGGCGCCCTCGACCAACGTATCCCACCACGCGCAGAAGCACCAGGATGCGGTTGAGCTGCGAATTGCGCAGCTCCATAGCGCGATGAAGATCACCGACCAGCAATCGCAGCAATGGGATGCCTTCGCGCAGACCGTGCGTGACAACGCCCAGAGCACTGCTGATGCGTTCCACGAGCGCAACGGCAAACTCTCGACCATGAGTGCCGACGATGCGATGAAATCGTACGCGTCGCTCGACGAACTGCGCGCACAGAACATGCAGAAGCTGTCGAGTGCGTTCAGCACGCTATACGCGTCGCTTTCCGACGAGCAGAAGAAGACCGCGGACGTGCTGTTCCGCAACGAGCACGAGCATGCGCGCGCGGAACACTATAAGAAGTCAATGAAGCATCAAACGCCGGCGGCCGCCAAGGCTGCGGCACCCGAGGCCGCTTCCAGCTAA
- a CDS encoding LysR family transcriptional regulator, with amino-acid sequence MLERIHLVIVREVARQGSLTAAAGALFLTQSALSHTVKKIEQQLGTPIWDREGRSLRLTQAGHYLLSLAERLLPQFELAEERMKQYANGERGTLRIGMECHPCYQWLLKVVSPYLARWTDVDVDVKQRFQFGGIGALFGYDVDVLVTPDPLLRPGLSFEPVFDYEQVLVVAEGHRLANVRYVKPEQLSDETLITYPVETDRLDIYNQFLRPAGVTPRRHKTIETTDIMLQMVASNRGVAALPRWLADEYADRMPLVSVKLGKEGIAKQIFLGTRDADAEIDYLSSFVEFARRSNWKAPRVRR; translated from the coding sequence ATGCTCGAACGTATTCATCTCGTCATCGTCCGCGAGGTCGCGCGCCAGGGGTCGCTCACAGCGGCGGCCGGCGCGCTGTTTCTGACGCAATCGGCGCTGAGCCACACGGTCAAGAAGATCGAACAGCAACTCGGCACGCCGATCTGGGACCGCGAGGGCCGCTCGCTGCGGCTCACGCAGGCGGGCCACTATCTGCTGTCGCTCGCCGAACGGCTGCTGCCGCAATTCGAACTCGCCGAAGAACGCATGAAGCAGTACGCGAACGGCGAGCGCGGCACGCTGCGCATCGGCATGGAATGTCATCCGTGCTATCAGTGGCTGCTCAAAGTGGTGTCGCCGTACCTGGCGCGCTGGACCGACGTCGATGTCGATGTCAAACAGCGCTTCCAGTTTGGTGGCATCGGCGCGCTGTTCGGCTATGACGTCGACGTGCTGGTGACGCCCGATCCGCTGTTGCGCCCCGGCCTGAGCTTCGAGCCGGTGTTCGACTACGAGCAGGTGCTGGTCGTGGCCGAAGGTCATCGGCTCGCGAACGTGCGCTATGTGAAGCCAGAACAACTGAGCGATGAAACGCTGATTACGTATCCGGTGGAAACGGATCGGCTCGACATCTACAACCAGTTTCTGCGGCCAGCCGGTGTCACGCCGCGCCGCCACAAGACGATCGAAACCACCGACATCATGTTGCAGATGGTCGCCAGCAACCGCGGCGTTGCCGCGCTGCCGAGATGGCTCGCGGATGAATACGCGGACCGTATGCCGCTGGTCAGCGTAAAGCTCGGCAAGGAAGGCATCGCGAAGCAGATTTTTCTCGGCACGCGCGACGCGGATGCGGAGATCGACTATCTGAGTTCGTTCGTCGAATTCGCTCGGCGATCGAACTGGAAGGCGCCGCGCGTGCGACGTTGA
- a CDS encoding TRAP transporter substrate-binding protein translates to MKFASSRVPMIVAAAALAFGTMSAEARVFRSADVHGDTFPTNMAVKHMGEEISKATDGKDSIKVFGNSALGSETDTIDQVRIGALDMTRANGAAFNEIVPESMIPSLPFLFRDIDHFRKVMYGPEGQKILDAFTAKGMIALAFYESGARSMYAKKPIKSPADMQGLKVRVQPSDLMVDEIRAMGGIPTPMPTAEVYTGLKTGLVDGAENNIPTYEEGKHYEVAKVYSETQHSMTPEVLVFSKKVWDTLSPQEQQIIKKAAADSVPYYQKLWTAREADAQKTVTSGGATIVPASQVDRAAFVKAMQPVWAKYEKTPQMKQIADEIQAIK, encoded by the coding sequence ATGAAATTTGCCTCTTCCCGTGTTCCGATGATCGTCGCGGCCGCGGCGCTCGCGTTCGGCACGATGTCGGCTGAAGCGCGCGTGTTCCGTTCCGCGGACGTGCACGGCGACACCTTCCCGACCAACATGGCCGTCAAGCACATGGGCGAGGAAATCAGCAAGGCGACGGACGGCAAGGATTCAATCAAGGTCTTCGGCAATAGCGCGCTCGGTTCCGAAACCGACACGATCGACCAGGTTCGCATCGGCGCACTCGACATGACCCGCGCCAACGGCGCCGCATTCAACGAGATCGTGCCGGAATCGATGATCCCGTCGCTGCCGTTCCTGTTCCGCGACATCGACCATTTCCGCAAGGTGATGTACGGCCCGGAAGGCCAGAAGATCCTCGATGCGTTCACCGCGAAGGGCATGATCGCACTGGCGTTCTACGAGAGCGGCGCGCGCTCGATGTACGCGAAGAAACCGATCAAGTCGCCGGCTGACATGCAGGGGCTGAAGGTGCGCGTGCAACCGTCGGACCTGATGGTCGACGAAATCAGGGCAATGGGCGGCATTCCGACGCCGATGCCGACCGCCGAGGTGTACACGGGCCTGAAGACCGGCCTCGTCGACGGTGCCGAGAACAACATCCCGACTTACGAAGAAGGCAAACATTACGAAGTCGCGAAGGTCTATTCGGAGACCCAGCACTCGATGACGCCGGAAGTGCTGGTGTTCTCGAAGAAGGTGTGGGACACGCTGAGCCCGCAAGAGCAACAGATCATCAAGAAGGCGGCAGCCGATTCGGTGCCGTACTACCAGAAGCTGTGGACCGCGCGCGAAGCCGACGCGCAGAAGACAGTGACGAGCGGCGGCGCAACGATCGTGCCGGCCTCGCAGGTCGATCGCGCGGCCTTCGTGAAGGCGATGCAGCCGGTGTGGGCGAAGTATGAAAAGACCCCGCAGATGAAGCAGATCGCCGACGAAATCCAGGCGATCAAGTAA
- the metE gene encoding 5-methyltetrahydropteroyltriglutamate--homocysteine S-methyltransferase, translating into MVTTHNLGFPRIGAKRELKFGLERYWKGESSRDELKALGAQLRERHWNDQKGLDFVPVGDFAFYDQVLDMSFTLGNLPERVRGFHGDKLDNYFRVARGRSAQGTEEHAGCCGGVAAGEMTKWFDTNYHYIVPEFTADTQFNLDTSGFLEQLREAREQGVKAKPVIIGPISYLWLGKAKDEFDKLALLPRIMPVYRALLDYFKVMDVEWVQIDEPILVTELDQAWRDAFVTAYEGFEERGVKLLLATYFGQLKENLDLACKLPVDGLHIDAINARDEVALAAQKLPAHSVLSVGAINGRNIWKTDLNAALEWLAPLAQQLGERLWIAPSCSLLHVPVDLASEQKLDPEIRSWLAFALQKLDELQVLASALNEGRDKVADALATNAAAIDARRNSPRVNNPAVKAALARIDSKLGDRQNTYAQRASKQAALLKLPAYPTTTIGSFPQTAQIREARSQFKSGALDDVGYRAAMCAEIERSVREQEQLGLDVLVHGEAERNDMVEYFGEQLDGYAFSQFGWVQSYGSRCVKPPVLFGDISRPKAMTVEWITYAQSLTDKPMKGMLTGPVTILNWSFVRDDQPRSVSCYQLALAIRDEVLDLEKAGVRVIQIDEAALREGLPLRRAQWDEYLRWAVESFRITANGVGDETQIHTHMCYSEFNDIIASIADMDADVITIETSRSDMELLDAFDHFNYPNEIGPGVYDIHSPNIPTEAHIVQLMEKAAERIPAERLWVNPDCGLKTRQWAEVVPALTNMVAAAKTLRAQLR; encoded by the coding sequence ATGGTTACCACACACAATCTCGGCTTCCCGCGCATCGGCGCTAAACGCGAACTCAAGTTCGGGCTGGAACGCTACTGGAAGGGCGAATCGTCGCGCGATGAATTGAAGGCGCTCGGCGCGCAATTGCGTGAGCGTCACTGGAACGATCAGAAGGGTCTCGATTTCGTGCCGGTTGGCGATTTCGCGTTCTACGACCAGGTGCTCGACATGAGCTTTACGCTCGGCAATCTGCCGGAGCGCGTGCGCGGCTTTCATGGCGACAAGCTCGACAACTACTTTCGCGTCGCGCGCGGCCGTTCCGCGCAAGGAACCGAAGAGCACGCCGGTTGCTGCGGCGGCGTCGCGGCCGGAGAAATGACGAAGTGGTTCGATACGAACTATCACTACATCGTCCCCGAATTCACCGCCGATACGCAGTTCAACCTCGATACGTCGGGCTTTCTCGAACAGTTGCGCGAGGCACGTGAGCAGGGCGTGAAGGCAAAGCCCGTGATCATCGGTCCGATTTCGTATCTGTGGCTCGGCAAGGCGAAAGACGAGTTCGACAAGCTCGCGCTATTGCCGCGCATCATGCCGGTGTATCGCGCGCTGCTCGACTACTTCAAGGTGATGGACGTCGAGTGGGTGCAGATCGACGAACCCATTCTCGTGACCGAACTCGATCAGGCTTGGCGCGATGCATTCGTGACAGCGTACGAGGGCTTCGAAGAGCGCGGCGTCAAGCTGCTGCTCGCGACGTACTTCGGCCAGTTGAAAGAGAACCTGGACCTCGCATGCAAGCTGCCGGTGGACGGTCTGCATATCGATGCGATCAACGCGCGTGACGAAGTCGCACTGGCCGCGCAAAAGCTGCCCGCGCACAGCGTGCTGTCGGTCGGCGCGATCAATGGCCGCAACATCTGGAAGACGGATCTGAATGCCGCGCTCGAATGGCTCGCACCGCTCGCGCAGCAACTCGGTGAGCGTCTGTGGATCGCGCCGTCATGCTCGCTGCTGCATGTACCGGTCGATCTCGCGAGCGAACAGAAACTCGATCCGGAAATCCGTTCGTGGCTCGCGTTTGCGTTGCAGAAGCTCGATGAATTGCAAGTACTCGCGAGCGCGCTGAACGAAGGCCGCGACAAGGTCGCCGATGCGCTCGCAACGAATGCCGCCGCGATCGACGCGCGTCGCAACTCGCCGCGTGTGAACAACCCGGCGGTGAAGGCCGCACTCGCGCGTATCGACTCGAAGCTCGGCGATCGTCAAAACACGTATGCGCAGCGTGCATCGAAGCAGGCCGCGTTGCTGAAGCTGCCGGCCTATCCGACCACGACGATCGGCTCGTTCCCGCAGACCGCGCAGATTCGCGAGGCGCGCAGCCAGTTCAAGAGCGGCGCGCTCGATGACGTAGGCTACCGTGCCGCGATGTGCGCAGAGATCGAGCGCAGCGTGCGCGAGCAGGAACAACTCGGCCTCGATGTACTCGTGCATGGCGAAGCCGAACGTAACGACATGGTCGAGTACTTCGGCGAGCAGCTCGATGGCTACGCGTTCAGCCAGTTCGGCTGGGTGCAGTCGTACGGCTCGCGCTGCGTGAAGCCGCCCGTTCTGTTCGGCGACATCAGCCGGCCGAAGGCGATGACGGTCGAGTGGATCACGTACGCGCAATCGCTGACCGACAAGCCGATGAAGGGCATGCTGACCGGCCCGGTGACGATCCTGAACTGGTCGTTCGTGCGCGACGACCAGCCGCGCTCGGTGTCGTGCTACCAGCTTGCATTGGCGATTCGCGACGAAGTACTGGATCTCGAGAAGGCCGGCGTGCGTGTGATCCAGATCGACGAGGCCGCGCTGCGCGAAGGTCTGCCGCTGCGCCGCGCGCAATGGGACGAGTATCTGCGCTGGGCGGTCGAGTCGTTCCGTATCACGGCGAACGGCGTGGGCGACGAAACGCAGATTCACACCCATATGTGCTATTCGGAGTTCAACGACATCATCGCGTCGATCGCCGATATGGATGCGGACGTGATTACGATCGAGACGTCGCGCTCGGATATGGAACTGCTTGATGCATTCGATCACTTCAACTATCCGAACGAAATCGGTCCGGGCGTGTATGACATTCACTCGCCGAACATTCCGACCGAAGCGCATATCGTGCAACTGATGGAGAAAGCGGCGGAGCGCATTCCGGCCGAGCGTCTGTGGGTGAATCCGGATTGCGGGTTGAAGACGCGCCAGTGGGCGGAGGTGGTGCCGGCGTTGACCAATATGGTCGCCGCGGCGAAGACGTTGCGGGCGCAACTGCGCTAG
- a CDS encoding class I SAM-dependent methyltransferase, whose amino-acid sequence MANFGNDTRFAGSIPDIYDSHLVPLIFEPYAADLAKRVAALHPSRVLETAAGTGVVTRAMAHALPTHVDLVATDLNQPMLDRAAAIGTARPVTWQQADAARLPFDDASFDVVVCQFGTMFFPDKTRAFSEARRVLRRGGWLLFNVWDRIEESEFANTVTAALTDLFPADPPLFMVRTPHGYFDRQMISRDIADAGFSAASRIETIAARSRAVSARVPAIAYCQGTPLRNEIDARSGASLEDATSAAVAAIARRFGTGPVDGKIQAHVVIVQR is encoded by the coding sequence ATGGCCAACTTTGGTAACGACACTCGCTTCGCCGGCTCGATCCCCGATATCTATGACAGTCACCTTGTTCCGCTGATCTTCGAACCCTACGCCGCGGATCTCGCGAAGAGGGTGGCCGCGCTTCATCCGTCACGCGTACTTGAGACCGCAGCCGGCACTGGCGTAGTGACCCGCGCGATGGCACATGCATTGCCCACACATGTCGACCTTGTTGCGACTGACTTGAATCAGCCGATGCTCGATCGGGCGGCGGCGATCGGCACCGCAAGGCCGGTAACGTGGCAACAGGCAGATGCAGCCCGGTTGCCGTTCGACGACGCGAGTTTTGACGTCGTCGTCTGCCAGTTCGGGACCATGTTTTTCCCGGACAAAACGCGCGCGTTTTCCGAAGCTCGGCGCGTACTCCGACGCGGCGGCTGGCTGCTGTTCAACGTCTGGGATCGCATCGAGGAAAGCGAGTTTGCCAATACCGTCACGGCGGCGCTTACCGACCTCTTCCCCGCGGACCCACCTCTTTTCATGGTACGCACGCCGCATGGCTACTTCGACCGGCAGATGATTTCGCGCGACATCGCGGATGCGGGCTTCAGTGCGGCATCACGCATCGAGACGATTGCAGCGCGTAGCCGAGCCGTATCGGCTCGCGTGCCAGCCATAGCGTATTGCCAGGGAACGCCCTTGCGCAACGAAATTGATGCCCGTTCTGGAGCAAGTCTTGAGGACGCTACGTCAGCGGCCGTGGCTGCGATCGCCAGGCGATTCGGTACGGGGCCGGTCGACGGAAAGATCCAGGCACACGTGGTTATCGTCCAGCGCTGA
- a CDS encoding AI-2E family transporter codes for MLHTPTNSRVLSRELLDVLIRAGLIAVLASFCFRIFAPFLNLMVWAIILAITLYPLQVRLRGPLGGKDGLIATLIILVAFTVILVPTYLLGVAVAASIERAMEVFKSGSFQIPPPAESVAAWPLVGQRVYDFWAQASTDLTGLLQKFAPQLKELGLALLSAVTGLSAGLLVFFLALIVAGILMAHGDKGYHSTVQIASRISGPDNGRQIADLCTATIRAVAQGVVGIAFIQMLLIGVAFVVMGIPAAGLLALAVLLIGIMQLPATLITIPVIVFVIVTKGVSTATIIFSVYVFVAGLADNVLKPLLLGRGVAVPMPVVLIGALGGMVTGGVIGLFIGPVMLAVGYQLFWRWVKDQPQAERVQQRTPS; via the coding sequence ATGCTGCACACACCGACTAACTCACGCGTGTTGTCCAGAGAACTTCTCGACGTGCTGATCCGCGCCGGCTTGATCGCGGTGCTGGCCTCGTTCTGCTTCCGGATCTTCGCGCCGTTTCTGAACCTGATGGTCTGGGCGATCATTCTCGCGATCACGCTGTATCCGCTTCAGGTCCGGCTGCGCGGTCCGCTAGGCGGCAAGGACGGCTTGATCGCCACGCTGATCATCCTCGTCGCGTTTACCGTGATTCTCGTGCCGACCTACCTGCTGGGCGTCGCGGTTGCCGCATCGATCGAGCGCGCGATGGAGGTCTTCAAAAGCGGCAGCTTCCAGATTCCGCCGCCGGCCGAGTCGGTGGCTGCGTGGCCGCTAGTGGGCCAACGCGTGTACGACTTCTGGGCGCAGGCATCCACCGATCTCACCGGGCTCTTGCAAAAGTTCGCGCCGCAACTCAAGGAGCTTGGCCTTGCTTTGCTCAGTGCGGTTACCGGTCTCAGCGCGGGGCTGCTGGTGTTCTTCCTCGCGCTGATCGTCGCGGGCATTCTGATGGCGCACGGCGACAAGGGTTATCACAGCACCGTGCAGATCGCGTCGCGCATCTCCGGCCCGGACAACGGCCGGCAGATCGCCGATCTGTGCACGGCCACCATCCGCGCGGTGGCGCAGGGGGTGGTCGGCATCGCCTTTATCCAGATGCTGCTGATCGGTGTCGCGTTCGTCGTGATGGGCATTCCGGCCGCGGGTCTGCTCGCGCTCGCGGTGCTGCTGATCGGCATTATGCAATTGCCCGCCACGCTGATCACGATACCGGTGATCGTCTTCGTGATCGTGACGAAGGGCGTGAGCACCGCGACGATCATCTTCTCGGTCTATGTGTTCGTCGCCGGTCTCGCCGACAACGTGCTGAAGCCGCTGTTGCTCGGGCGCGGCGTTGCGGTGCCGATGCCGGTCGTGCTGATCGGCGCGCTCGGCGGCATGGTGACGGGCGGCGTGATCGGCCTGTTCATCGGGCCGGTGATGCTCGCGGTGGGTTACCAGCTGTTCTGGCGATGGGTCAAAGATCAGCCGCAAGCCGAGCGGGTGCAGCAACGAACGCCATCGTGA
- a CDS encoding alpha/beta hydrolase, which yields MNTPVPRVQSGRLEITTPRGRFEVPIQVSRDWTRPQDDVTRAVVVIPGWPRRDLRSGEHAAALAGAAAQGVIVITPQFLTAKDITAHQLPDDVLRWRENDWPKGRLSGDIASVSSFQIVDAIFAKLANRAIFPKLDTVVLAGHSAGGQFVQRYAAISQGDAGLANARIHVKYVVANPASYLYFTSDRPDSDGAFTPFNSKSCPAFDHWNYGLQDGVPPYDSRSASAGELTARYLQRDIVYLLGAADTDAAADGLDRSCAAEAQGPTRYARGLAFDAYVHLLDPNTKQHVVEAPGIAHSSYRMFSSACGLAVLFGKAGCDAGL from the coding sequence GTGAATACGCCGGTGCCGCGTGTGCAAAGCGGCCGGTTGGAAATCACCACTCCGCGTGGCCGTTTCGAAGTACCGATTCAGGTATCGCGCGACTGGACGCGGCCACAGGATGACGTGACGAGAGCCGTGGTCGTCATCCCCGGCTGGCCGCGGCGCGATCTGCGCTCCGGTGAGCATGCCGCAGCCTTGGCGGGCGCGGCGGCGCAAGGGGTTATCGTGATTACCCCGCAGTTTCTGACCGCGAAAGATATCACCGCCCACCAGTTGCCGGACGATGTTTTGCGATGGCGTGAAAACGATTGGCCCAAAGGCAGACTATCCGGCGACATCGCATCGGTCAGTTCCTTTCAGATCGTCGACGCCATTTTCGCGAAACTCGCGAACCGGGCGATTTTTCCGAAGCTCGATACGGTCGTACTCGCCGGGCATTCCGCGGGAGGGCAATTCGTGCAGCGCTACGCGGCGATTAGCCAAGGGGACGCCGGGCTCGCGAATGCGCGTATCCACGTGAAGTATGTTGTCGCCAATCCGGCGAGCTACCTTTATTTCACGAGCGATCGCCCCGATTCAGACGGTGCTTTCACACCTTTCAATTCGAAATCGTGTCCCGCGTTCGATCACTGGAACTACGGGTTGCAGGACGGTGTGCCTCCCTATGACTCGCGTTCGGCGTCGGCGGGCGAACTGACAGCGCGCTACCTTCAGCGGGATATCGTCTATCTTCTTGGTGCCGCGGACACCGATGCCGCCGCGGATGGTCTCGATCGATCATGCGCGGCGGAGGCGCAAGGGCCGACGCGTTACGCGCGCGGGCTGGCGTTCGACGCCTATGTGCATTTGCTTGATCCAAACACGAAGCAGCATGTCGTCGAAGCGCCCGGCATTGCGCACTCCAGTTACCGGATGTTTTCTTCCGCGTGTGGGCTGGCAGTGCTGTTCGGCAAGGCGGGTTGCGATGCGGGACTTTGA
- a CDS encoding alkaline phosphatase family protein, translating into MKNIRLRRGALAMLASIGVMAGLSACGSSISSSDSGSSDNSQKVAGQVLGSYIQNAAVCLDVNNNGKCDQGEPVARSDAQGKFSISDTSNGSWKYVVANLSGATENDASGKNMGTVFNSTATFRSPRGVSFVSAITTQLSQLIDSGLSQSDAQTQLANKIGTTPDALLGDFNTNGNAVVKAASDQYIATVASSKAIKHVWVIVLENKSAESTYGTTATDSNQDPYLKSLMPQGTFLSNYFGTGHVSLDNYVSMVSGQPSTHDTESDCFGVWSDVVDAGNDSANPKVLKAGTDVNGHPGGGCVFPARVQHLGNQMEQAKLTWRSYNEDMGNDLNRDGTRTCSFPRRTAQLAGSDPTKAVDGTQSAQAPSSSGDKPGDEYATRHNPFPYFHSTIDDLANCDAHVVNLQDDLATDLQSIATTPNFSFITPNLCDDGHDGDGTGTAGKGCANGQPGGLTSIDAFLKKTVPLIQASPAYKQDGLIIITTDEGVVTGLNPTTQVSSDGKTLSVLEPEMGNQCPGCNQQTGPNVTRPEQVTLSTLPVAEAGLLGINPATLPASVQTVSIALNYLGVGGDQIGTLLLSPFIKGGHVDSTGYNHYAMLRSLEDNFGIGSYLGYADDASLKPIFTSANIDNR; encoded by the coding sequence GTGAAAAATATACGGTTGCGCAGGGGCGCGCTCGCGATGCTGGCAAGCATCGGCGTAATGGCAGGGTTGTCCGCTTGCGGAAGCAGCATCAGTAGTTCGGACAGCGGTAGTTCGGACAACAGCCAGAAGGTCGCTGGTCAAGTGCTCGGCAGCTATATTCAGAATGCGGCGGTCTGCCTGGATGTGAACAACAACGGCAAGTGCGACCAGGGCGAGCCTGTCGCGCGCTCGGATGCCCAGGGCAAGTTCTCGATCTCCGATACGAGCAATGGATCGTGGAAGTATGTCGTGGCCAACCTGAGCGGCGCCACGGAGAACGACGCATCGGGCAAGAACATGGGCACCGTGTTCAACAGCACGGCTACGTTCCGTTCGCCGCGCGGCGTCAGTTTCGTCAGCGCGATCACCACGCAGCTTTCGCAACTGATCGACAGCGGTCTGTCGCAGTCGGATGCGCAAACGCAACTTGCGAACAAGATCGGCACGACGCCGGACGCCCTGCTGGGCGACTTCAACACCAACGGCAACGCCGTGGTGAAGGCAGCGAGCGACCAGTACATTGCAACCGTCGCGTCGAGCAAGGCGATCAAGCACGTCTGGGTTATCGTGCTTGAAAACAAGAGCGCGGAATCGACGTACGGCACGACGGCCACGGACTCAAACCAGGACCCGTACCTGAAATCGCTGATGCCGCAGGGCACGTTCCTGTCGAACTACTTCGGCACCGGCCACGTTTCGCTGGATAACTACGTATCGATGGTGTCGGGTCAGCCGTCGACGCATGACACTGAATCGGACTGCTTCGGCGTGTGGTCCGATGTCGTGGATGCCGGCAACGACTCGGCTAACCCCAAAGTTCTCAAGGCAGGCACTGACGTCAACGGCCATCCGGGCGGCGGCTGCGTGTTCCCGGCTCGCGTGCAGCATCTTGGCAACCAGATGGAACAGGCCAAGCTCACGTGGCGCAGCTACAACGAGGACATGGGCAACGACCTGAACCGTGACGGCACGAGAACCTGTTCGTTCCCGCGCCGTACCGCGCAGCTCGCTGGCTCCGACCCGACGAAGGCCGTGGACGGCACGCAGTCCGCGCAGGCTCCTTCCTCTTCGGGTGACAAGCCGGGCGACGAGTACGCAACGCGTCACAATCCGTTCCCGTATTTCCATTCGACCATCGACGATCTGGCGAACTGCGACGCGCACGTGGTCAACCTGCAAGACGACCTGGCAACGGATCTTCAGTCGATTGCCACTACGCCGAACTTCTCCTTCATCACGCCGAACCTGTGTGACGATGGCCATGATGGCGACGGTACGGGTACCGCGGGCAAGGGCTGCGCAAACGGTCAGCCTGGCGGTTTGACTTCGATCGACGCGTTCCTGAAGAAGACGGTCCCGTTGATCCAGGCTTCGCCCGCTTACAAGCAGGACGGCCTGATCATCATCACCACCGACGAAGGCGTGGTAACCGGACTTAATCCGACAACGCAGGTCAGTTCGGATGGCAAGACGCTTTCCGTGCTGGAGCCGGAGATGGGCAACCAGTGTCCTGGCTGCAACCAGCAAACGGGTCCGAACGTGACGCGTCCGGAACAGGTCACGCTGTCGACGCTGCCGGTGGCTGAAGCAGGCCTGCTCGGTATCAACCCGGCGACGCTGCCTGCATCGGTGCAGACCGTGTCGATTGCGTTGAACTACCTCGGAGTCGGCGGCGATCAGATTGGTACGCTTCTGCTGTCGCCGTTCATCAAGGGCGGTCACGTGGATAGCACGGGCTACAACCACTACGCGATGCTGCGTTCGCTCGAGGACAACTTCGGCATTGGCTCGTATCTCGGCTACGCCGACGATGCATCGCTGAAGCCGATCTTCACGTCGGCCAACATCGATAACCGCTGA
- a CDS encoding serine hydrolase domain-containing protein, with protein sequence MKNNIIGSSFRSVAFAIALVSTFSACSTDAPRPSPLDDDSAQSPFPGAKWSTAAPATQGFSQQGIDEAIAYAKQNGATSGMIVHGGQVIGEWGDVSRKSNLYSARKSLVSALIGIAVARGQIHLDDTLAQLGIDDTAPSLSPSEKQTTIRMMLEARSGVYHPTVYETAAMQAAKPPRYSHAPGTFWYYNNWDFNTVGAIYEKATGNSIFTALKTDIAEPIGMQDYRPSDGHYVSGGTATRYPAYPVDMSTRDFARFALLYLHDGIWRGRQVVPASWVAESTRPYSDTSTGGYGYMWWTSMPAIGPRGANAALLRPTYWADGHLGQYAVVVPSLDLVVVSRVDARLTSKQIGQLKMEKLVWLVEAAGNASGIGPEPGRKPPA encoded by the coding sequence ATGAAAAACAACATCATCGGTTCTTCCTTCCGGAGCGTGGCTTTCGCCATCGCGCTTGTATCGACGTTCAGCGCGTGCTCGACGGATGCGCCACGCCCATCCCCGCTCGACGACGATAGCGCGCAGTCACCATTTCCCGGCGCCAAATGGTCGACCGCCGCGCCCGCGACGCAGGGCTTCTCGCAGCAGGGTATCGACGAGGCCATCGCCTACGCGAAACAGAACGGCGCGACCTCCGGCATGATCGTTCATGGCGGACAGGTCATCGGCGAGTGGGGGGACGTGTCGAGGAAATCGAATCTCTATTCGGCGCGCAAGAGCCTGGTGAGCGCGCTGATCGGCATCGCCGTTGCGCGCGGACAGATACATCTCGACGACACGCTCGCGCAACTCGGTATCGACGACACTGCGCCTTCTCTATCGCCGAGCGAGAAGCAGACGACGATCCGGATGATGCTGGAGGCACGCTCGGGTGTTTATCATCCGACCGTCTACGAGACCGCTGCAATGCAGGCAGCCAAACCGCCGCGCTATAGCCACGCGCCGGGCACGTTCTGGTATTACAACAACTGGGACTTCAACACGGTCGGCGCGATCTACGAAAAGGCGACCGGCAATTCGATCTTCACCGCGCTGAAGACCGACATTGCGGAGCCTATCGGTATGCAGGATTACCGGCCTTCGGATGGGCATTACGTATCGGGTGGCACTGCCACGCGCTATCCCGCGTATCCGGTCGATATGAGCACACGGGACTTTGCCCGCTTCGCGCTGTTGTATCTGCATGATGGCATCTGGCGCGGCCGGCAGGTCGTCCCCGCCAGTTGGGTCGCCGAATCGACGCGCCCTTACTCCGACACGTCCACGGGCGGGTATGGCTATATGTGGTGGACCAGCATGCCTGCAATCGGACCGCGTGGCGCGAATGCCGCATTGTTACGGCCCACCTATTGGGCCGATGGTCATCTGGGGCAGTACGCGGTTGTCGTGCCGTCGCTGGACCTGGTGGTGGTGAGCCGGGTCGATGCGCGGTTGACCTCGAAACAGATCGGGCAACTCAAGATGGAGAAGCTTGTGTGGCTGGTGGAGGCTGCGGGCAACGCGAGCGGCATCGGTCCCGAACCCGGACGGAAGCCGCCGGCGTGA